The Takifugu flavidus isolate HTHZ2018 chromosome 21, ASM371156v2, whole genome shotgun sequence genome has a window encoding:
- the lrrc3b gene encoding leucine-rich repeat-containing protein 3B, with translation MTLLDLWLSRSIPMCLLLQSLVLMALCFPSASMCPKGCMCQRDPHLHGLNVTCSQSRLKEIPPSLPVDTVLLRLDHNQIGAVPDQAFHGLRLLRELNLSYNAVETLGEGSFSGIEAALQVLDLSHNRITSVHKDAFARLKARIIVDDNPWHCDCALQQAISGMAHNHEASARVLCRSSELLDQEGRPFLAVDTDLCNLTKRTTDYAMLVTMFGWFAMVISYVVYYVRQNQEDARRHLEYLKSLPSKPKKPDEADDISTVV, from the coding sequence ATGACTCTGCTGGACTTGTGGCTGTCCCGCTCCATCCCCATGTGCCTGCTCCTCCAGAGCCTTGTCCTCATGGCGCTGTGCTTCCCCTCGGCCAGCATGTGTCCGAAGGGCTGCATGTGCCAACGTGACCCCCACCTCCACGGCCTCAACGTCACCTGCAGCCAGTCCCGGCTCAAAGAGATCCCCCCCAGCCTTCCGGTGGACACCGTCCTCCTGAGGCTCGACCACAACCAGATCGGCGCCGTGCCCGACCAAGCCTTCCACGGACTGAGGCTTCTGAGGGAGCTCAACCTTTCGTACAACGCCGTGGAGACTTTGGGAGAAGGTTCTTTCAGCGGCATCGAAGCGGCGTTACAAGTTCTGGACCTGTCGCACAACCGCATCACTAGCGTGCACAAGGATGCCTTCGCCCGCCTCAAGGCCCGCATCATTGTGGACGACAACCCCTGGCATTGCGACTGCGCCCTCCAGCAGGCCATCAGCGGGATGGCTCATAACCACGAGGCGTCCGCCCGGGTGCTCTGCAGGAGCTCCGAGCTTCTGGACCAGGAGGGGCGCCCCTTCTTGGCCGTGGACACGGACCTCTGTAATCTGACTAAAAGGACCACAGACTACGCCATGCTGGTGACCATGTTCGGCTGGTTTGCCATGGTCATTTCCTACGTGGTGTATTACGTGCGGCAGAACCAGGAGGATGCCCGGCGCCACCTGGAGTATCTCAAGTCTCTTCCCAGCAAGCCCAAGAAACCGGACGAGGCCGACGACATTAGCACCGTGGTTTGA